In a genomic window of Myotis daubentonii chromosome X, mMyoDau2.1, whole genome shotgun sequence:
- the LOC132224649 gene encoding guanine nucleotide-binding protein G(I)/G(S)/G(O) subunit gamma-5-like — MSGSSNIVTAMKKVLQSWPLGLNSTFRASATANLKQFCPQNAQKDPLPTGVSSERTNPVRPQKVCSFL; from the exons ATGTCGGGTTCCTCCAACATCGTCACCGCTATGAAGAAAGTGCTCCAGTCCTGGCCTTTGGGGCTCAACTCAACCTTTAGAGCGTCA GCAACTGCAAATTTGAAACAATTCTGTCCGCAGAATGCTCAAAAGGACCCCCTGCCTACTGGAGTATCTTCAGAAAGAACCAATCCCGTCAGACCCCAGAAAGTCTGTTCTTTTTTGTAG